One Edaphobacter lichenicola DNA window includes the following coding sequences:
- a CDS encoding TonB-dependent receptor, producing MLLAKLALAFLLLIASLLHAATGGSISGAITDQSGAVVIGAALKLVNTAQQTTYNAVSDKQGFYTFPNLPVGHYDLDIAAAGFNTQRKANLSVDADSALRVNASLEIGTRSDVVTVTSEVGVQVDTTATHLGEVVSSEQMTTIPLNGRSYTDLLAIQPGVAPVSTLLPSSVIMAGVTGGIDPSGDANPGNLSINGQRESSNGFLVNGIDVEEPMNGGTAVIPNLDSIEEFRVLTANFDPEYGNYNGGIITVVSKSGANHLHGKAFEFFRNTNLDARGYFDQTRAAYNQNQFGGTIGGPIKRDQIFFFADYQGTRTTQGVSTGNISVPSLAQRTGTFNDLAGSVSGPYLASLLSQQLGRTITAGEPYTSVFPDGNIPESAWSAPARNLLPYIPSPNVGQNQFSTSAFSQTVRDDKGSARIDANTRIGQLSAYYFLDDYNLDNPYPGSVAGASIPGFDALFIGRAQLFSVGDTKAIGTNTVNEFHAGYLRNANIVGQPKGGLGVSLASQGFTTGANTPGIVVQAPQFEGVENITFPTFVMGVPITNITQVNNTFYLSDGVSRSIGAHTLKLGVQFHIDQVNEHPNATFNGTFNINGTETGDPYADFLLGTPSNFTQSSGQPFYLRNHYLGLYVQDSWRARRDLTINAGLRWDLIAPWSEKYNQLQTYIPGEQSTLYPGAPEGFVVAGDPGVPKTIAPTGYKNFAPRIGFAYSPKFSDGFWSKIFGASGQSSIHASYGLFYTAFPGLSAGIMYSVPPFGFNYLSPAPPLLATPFITAATGVNNGQRFPFPFPSHSVSRTNPDTSVNWVNFTPIAADPFFYYRNRAPYTSSYMLSLQRQITGHTLLTVSYVGNQGHRILTLVSANPGNPALCLSLNGCGPFGEDSTYTNSAGQTVQGTRVCQGPNYGENTADKSAASSNYNALETTLRYQHHGSQFLLSYTYAKSIDQGSSLGEQLNPIDPRQSRTISAWDLKHNFVGSYTWALPIASLLHKSNRLTEEWSLSGTIRFATGFPVTLFDNSDNSLLGTLGNGANNYLLDTPQYLPGALKINTNGRNGRPAFNTALFPEENLGQLGDARRRIFYGPGINNFDMALQKNLRFAESKSLEFRLESFNTFNHTQFYGPASVDGQVEDTQNFGKIVSAAAPCLVQLAAKFSF from the coding sequence GTGCTTCTAGCGAAACTGGCACTCGCATTCCTCTTACTCATCGCATCGCTTCTTCACGCAGCAACCGGCGGCAGCATCTCCGGCGCCATCACCGACCAGAGCGGCGCCGTAGTCATAGGAGCAGCCCTCAAGCTGGTCAACACCGCCCAGCAGACGACCTACAACGCAGTCTCCGACAAGCAGGGCTTCTACACCTTCCCAAATCTACCCGTAGGCCACTACGACCTCGACATCGCCGCCGCAGGCTTCAACACACAGCGAAAAGCCAACCTGTCCGTAGACGCCGACTCCGCCCTCCGCGTCAACGCCTCCCTCGAAATCGGCACACGCTCCGACGTCGTCACCGTCACCAGCGAGGTCGGCGTTCAGGTTGACACCACCGCAACCCACCTCGGCGAAGTCGTCTCCAGCGAACAGATGACCACCATCCCCCTCAACGGCCGCAGCTACACCGACCTGCTCGCCATCCAGCCCGGCGTCGCCCCCGTCTCCACCCTCCTGCCAAGCTCTGTCATCATGGCCGGCGTCACCGGTGGCATCGACCCCTCCGGCGACGCAAACCCCGGCAACCTCTCCATCAACGGCCAGCGCGAATCCTCCAACGGCTTCCTGGTCAACGGAATCGACGTCGAGGAGCCCATGAACGGCGGCACCGCCGTCATCCCAAATCTGGATTCCATCGAAGAGTTCCGCGTCCTCACCGCCAACTTCGATCCCGAATATGGCAACTACAACGGCGGCATCATCACCGTAGTCAGCAAATCCGGAGCCAACCACCTTCACGGCAAAGCCTTCGAGTTCTTCCGCAACACCAACCTCGACGCCAGGGGCTACTTCGATCAAACCCGCGCCGCCTACAACCAAAATCAGTTCGGCGGCACCATCGGCGGCCCCATCAAGCGCGACCAGATCTTCTTCTTCGCCGACTACCAGGGAACCCGAACCACCCAAGGCGTCTCCACCGGAAACATCTCCGTCCCCTCACTCGCCCAACGCACCGGCACCTTCAACGACCTCGCCGGATCCGTCAGCGGCCCCTACCTCGCATCCCTGCTCAGCCAGCAGCTAGGCCGCACCATCACCGCCGGCGAACCCTACACTAGCGTCTTTCCCGATGGAAACATCCCCGAAAGCGCATGGTCCGCTCCTGCAAGAAATCTCCTCCCCTACATCCCCTCCCCGAACGTAGGCCAGAACCAGTTCTCCACCTCTGCCTTCTCGCAAACCGTCCGCGACGACAAAGGCTCCGCACGCATCGACGCCAACACCCGCATCGGTCAGCTCTCCGCCTACTACTTCCTCGACGACTACAACCTCGACAACCCCTACCCTGGCTCCGTCGCTGGAGCAAGCATCCCCGGCTTCGACGCCCTCTTCATCGGCAGAGCGCAACTCTTCTCCGTAGGAGATACAAAAGCCATCGGCACGAACACCGTCAACGAATTTCACGCAGGCTATCTGCGCAACGCCAACATCGTCGGCCAGCCGAAGGGAGGCCTCGGCGTCAGCCTCGCATCTCAGGGCTTCACCACCGGCGCGAATACTCCAGGCATCGTCGTCCAGGCTCCGCAGTTCGAAGGCGTCGAAAACATCACCTTCCCCACCTTCGTCATGGGTGTCCCCATCACGAACATCACCCAGGTCAACAACACCTTCTACCTGAGCGATGGCGTCTCGCGATCCATCGGCGCACACACCCTCAAGCTCGGCGTCCAGTTCCACATTGACCAGGTCAACGAGCATCCCAACGCCACCTTCAACGGCACCTTCAACATCAACGGCACCGAGACCGGAGACCCCTACGCCGACTTCCTCCTCGGTACGCCAAGCAACTTCACCCAATCCTCCGGCCAGCCCTTCTATCTGCGCAATCACTACCTCGGCCTCTACGTGCAAGACAGCTGGCGCGCCCGCCGAGACCTCACCATCAACGCCGGCCTCCGTTGGGACCTCATCGCACCCTGGTCCGAAAAATACAATCAACTCCAGACCTACATCCCCGGAGAACAATCAACCCTCTATCCCGGAGCCCCCGAAGGCTTCGTCGTCGCCGGCGATCCAGGCGTTCCCAAAACCATCGCTCCCACAGGCTACAAAAACTTCGCCCCGCGCATTGGCTTCGCCTACTCCCCAAAGTTCAGCGACGGCTTTTGGAGCAAGATCTTCGGAGCCAGCGGCCAGTCCAGCATCCACGCCAGCTACGGCCTCTTCTACACCGCCTTCCCCGGCCTCTCCGCAGGAATCATGTACTCCGTCCCGCCCTTCGGCTTCAACTACCTCAGCCCCGCTCCACCATTACTCGCAACGCCCTTCATCACCGCCGCCACCGGCGTCAACAACGGCCAACGTTTTCCCTTCCCGTTCCCCTCGCACTCAGTCTCCCGCACCAACCCCGACACCTCGGTCAACTGGGTCAACTTCACACCCATCGCGGCAGACCCCTTCTTCTACTACCGCAACCGCGCTCCCTACACCAGCAGCTACATGCTCTCCCTCCAGCGTCAGATCACGGGCCACACGCTACTCACCGTCAGCTACGTCGGCAATCAAGGCCACCGCATCCTCACCCTCGTCTCCGCCAACCCCGGCAACCCCGCGCTCTGTCTCAGCCTCAACGGCTGCGGCCCCTTCGGCGAAGACTCCACCTACACCAACAGTGCCGGTCAAACAGTGCAGGGAACTCGCGTATGTCAGGGCCCCAACTATGGCGAAAACACAGCCGACAAATCCGCAGCCAGCTCCAACTACAACGCCCTCGAAACCACCCTCCGCTACCAGCATCACGGCTCGCAGTTCCTCCTCAGCTACACCTACGCCAAATCCATCGACCAGGGCTCAAGCCTCGGCGAACAACTCAACCCAATCGACCCACGCCAAAGCCGCACCATCTCCGCCTGGGACCTCAAGCACAACTTCGTCGGCAGTTACACCTGGGCCCTTCCCATCGCCTCTCTCCTCCACAAGAGCAATCGCCTCACCGAAGAGTGGAGCCTCTCCGGCACCATTCGCTTCGCTACCGGCTTCCCCGTCACCTTATTCGACAACTCCGACAACTCTCTCCTCGGCACTCTAGGCAACGGAGCCAACAACTATCTCCTCGACACCCCGCAGTACCTCCCGGGCGCGCTCAAGATCAACACCAACGGACGCAACGGCCGCCCAGCCTTTAACACCGCTCTCTTCCCGGAAGAAAACCTCGGCCAACTCGGAGACGCCAGGCGCCGCATCTTCTACGGCCCCGGCATCAACAACTTCGACATGGCCCTCCAGAAGAATCTCCGCTTCGCCGAGTCAAAGTCCCTGGAGTTCCGCCTCGAATCCTTCAACACCTTCAACCACACCCAGTTCTACGGCCCCGCCTCCGTCGATGGACAAGTAGAAGACACGCAGAACTTCGGCAAGATCGTCAGTGCCGCAGCCCCGTGTCTCGTCCAGCTAGCCGCCAAGTTCTCGTTCTAA
- a CDS encoding SRPBCC family protein — translation MTATRSVVVDAPVDRVWARVGGFCNITEWMNSPEWEDCRYLQGSGAPGSVRSRRDPSKTAKRKTAKPPCTTRSSGTTPRSRTTLHDKVRRIDT, via the coding sequence ATCACCGCCACTCGATCCGTCGTTGTCGACGCGCCTGTCGATCGCGTCTGGGCAAGGGTCGGCGGTTTTTGCAACATCACGGAGTGGATGAACTCCCCCGAGTGGGAGGATTGCCGATACCTGCAAGGTAGTGGTGCTCCAGGCAGCGTGCGCTCGAGGCGCGATCCATCGAAGACGGCAAAACGGAAGACGGCAAAACCACCTTGTACTACACGCTCGTCTGGGACAACTCCACGGAGCCGGACGACGCTGCACGACAAAGTCAGGAGGATCGATACCTAA
- a CDS encoding immunoglobulin domain-containing protein encodes MVNVAAFLNSLVASPLFQSRLTVLADDRRSGSWIRRRSGGIRLLTATLALLVMTACGGGWNGYYGQAPTITKQPVSVTVNVGQTATFSVTATGTGPLTYQWFDNGTAIPGATSSTYTTPAAASTDSGSVFTVTVTNAAGSVTSTPATLTVAVGSTTVPPNAPLVISQPANQTVQVGQTATFSVTASGTAPLTYQWSKNGTLIPGATSSSYTTPATVIGDNNSLFTVTVTNAAGAATSNPATLTVIPLAASLACGSSTPPYNSSATLTPTFSGGAAVLGSTGVGSSDITSSAVSGSSYSTPLLTSAKTYTLSVTGTGGAVVSATCTVTPTSVTISPISPANATIAPGTQTFTATASGGATNGLIWTASAGSFAGNVWTSPNTVGTYTITATSVDEPSVSTTTSVTVSVPVITTQPSGVNLCNNASTTLSVVAMYATTYQWFFNGSPIAGATSSSYFIPSAVAMDVGSYSVTVTNAAGSVTSNVIKVVVGTTITSNPVSLTIVAGQTASGGQTATFSVAAEGDAPFSYQWYVIAPGSSTGVAIAGATSSTYTTPVAANTNPSGTKYYATVTDSCGSVLTSASATLTIVSGNDPPTIITQPVSQTVAIGSTPTFTVVAAGSPTLTYQWYQIPAGSVNGIAVSGATSASYTLPTTATNISNDQDGYYVIVSNAYGTALSQTATLSVGTGIQITKQPVNDYVNVGDPGTFSVTATSTLPLTYQWFEAAPGSATFSAIPGATSATYTQPSTVASDSGSVFYVVVSNGSSPAVTSNSASLFVGTLTGIGNLCSGWKLIGNALPPTPDCSIQLVAATTGQRGEIVWPNLISTGNIQLSFTITTSDSSSPPADGFAMVLGDPSLGATTNSIGTTGGGLGAEGIPGIVLAFDDYHDPGDPPVPYIGIGRGETALWENPYFNLNRNIAPLAAAGVTVSHSYVVSLVQGMMTVTMDGVQVFSGSVTAPPVAYLYFTASTGALDEQTVISNLSATITAPSN; translated from the coding sequence ATGGTTAACGTAGCCGCATTCCTTAATTCGCTTGTCGCCTCGCCACTGTTCCAGTCGCGCCTTACTGTTTTGGCGGACGATCGACGATCAGGCAGCTGGATCAGGCGCCGGTCGGGAGGCATACGGCTTCTGACTGCGACGCTTGCACTGCTGGTGATGACTGCTTGCGGTGGAGGATGGAATGGCTACTATGGTCAAGCTCCGACCATTACGAAACAGCCGGTAAGCGTGACCGTGAATGTGGGACAGACCGCGACGTTCAGCGTTACCGCGACGGGAACCGGGCCCCTTACGTATCAGTGGTTCGACAACGGAACGGCGATCCCCGGAGCGACTTCGAGCACCTACACGACGCCGGCGGCTGCGAGCACCGATAGTGGTTCAGTGTTTACCGTGACGGTTACAAATGCAGCGGGCAGCGTGACTAGTACACCGGCCACTCTGACGGTGGCTGTCGGTTCAACGACCGTGCCGCCGAACGCTCCGCTTGTGATCAGCCAGCCGGCAAACCAGACCGTACAGGTGGGCCAGACCGCGACCTTCAGCGTTACGGCTTCTGGGACCGCTCCGCTTACCTACCAGTGGTCCAAGAACGGGACTTTGATCCCCGGCGCGACTTCGAGCAGCTACACCACGCCTGCGACGGTGATCGGCGATAACAACTCGCTGTTTACGGTGACTGTAACCAATGCGGCTGGGGCAGCCACGAGTAATCCGGCTACTCTGACGGTCATACCTTTGGCTGCCAGTCTGGCTTGTGGCTCGTCCACTCCGCCGTACAACTCCTCTGCGACTCTGACTCCTACCTTCTCGGGCGGCGCGGCAGTCCTCGGATCGACTGGCGTGGGGAGTAGCGATATCACGTCGTCGGCAGTCAGCGGCAGCTCCTATTCGACTCCGCTGCTGACCTCGGCTAAGACGTACACGCTGTCGGTCACGGGCACGGGAGGTGCGGTTGTTTCGGCCACGTGCACGGTTACACCGACGAGTGTGACGATCTCGCCGATCTCACCAGCGAATGCGACGATTGCTCCCGGGACTCAGACCTTTACCGCGACTGCCTCCGGGGGCGCTACGAATGGCTTGATATGGACGGCCAGCGCAGGAAGCTTTGCCGGTAATGTATGGACCTCTCCAAACACAGTCGGGACCTACACGATTACAGCTACCAGTGTCGATGAGCCTTCTGTTTCGACGACCACGAGCGTAACCGTTAGTGTGCCGGTGATCACGACGCAACCCTCCGGCGTGAATCTCTGCAACAATGCCTCGACCACTCTTTCTGTCGTCGCGATGTATGCAACGACGTATCAGTGGTTCTTCAACGGGTCGCCGATTGCCGGGGCTACCAGCTCGAGCTACTTTATCCCCAGCGCAGTGGCGATGGATGTCGGCAGCTATTCGGTCACGGTTACAAATGCCGCGGGCAGTGTCACCTCGAATGTCATCAAGGTGGTGGTCGGAACTACGATTACCTCGAATCCGGTGAGCCTGACGATCGTCGCGGGGCAGACGGCCTCGGGGGGGCAGACCGCCACGTTCTCGGTTGCGGCTGAGGGAGACGCTCCGTTCAGCTACCAGTGGTACGTGATTGCTCCAGGCAGCTCGACAGGAGTTGCGATCGCCGGAGCTACCTCTAGCACGTATACGACGCCCGTAGCAGCGAACACGAATCCTAGCGGCACGAAGTACTACGCCACGGTCACAGACAGCTGCGGAAGCGTGCTTACAAGCGCTTCGGCGACGTTGACCATCGTCTCCGGCAATGACCCGCCCACGATCATTACGCAACCTGTAAGCCAGACGGTGGCGATTGGCAGCACGCCCACGTTCACTGTGGTTGCGGCTGGATCGCCTACGCTCACGTATCAGTGGTACCAGATACCTGCGGGCAGCGTGAACGGTATTGCGGTCTCGGGCGCAACCTCCGCCTCGTACACTCTGCCGACGACTGCGACCAACATCAGCAATGATCAGGACGGCTACTATGTCATCGTCAGTAACGCCTATGGGACGGCGCTGTCTCAGACTGCCACGCTGTCGGTTGGGACTGGGATCCAGATTACGAAGCAGCCGGTAAATGATTACGTCAACGTGGGAGATCCGGGTACCTTCTCAGTGACGGCTACTTCGACGCTTCCTTTGACCTACCAGTGGTTTGAGGCAGCACCGGGCAGCGCTACTTTCTCTGCGATTCCGGGAGCAACGAGTGCGACCTATACGCAGCCTTCGACGGTTGCTTCCGACTCCGGTTCGGTCTTCTATGTGGTGGTGAGCAACGGAAGTTCTCCCGCGGTTACGAGCAACTCGGCTTCCCTGTTCGTCGGAACTCTAACTGGTATCGGCAATCTGTGCTCTGGTTGGAAGTTGATTGGCAATGCCCTTCCGCCTACGCCAGACTGTTCGATTCAACTGGTCGCTGCGACTACGGGTCAACGCGGGGAGATCGTCTGGCCGAACCTCATCTCCACCGGCAACATTCAACTTAGTTTCACGATAACCACTAGTGACTCAAGCAGTCCGCCGGCGGATGGCTTTGCGATGGTGTTGGGCGATCCATCGCTGGGAGCGACAACCAACAGTATTGGAACGACTGGAGGGGGATTAGGTGCGGAGGGAATTCCGGGGATCGTGCTTGCCTTCGACGATTACCACGATCCGGGCGATCCACCTGTTCCCTACATCGGTATAGGGAGGGGAGAGACTGCTCTGTGGGAGAATCCTTACTTCAACCTTAATAGGAATATCGCGCCGCTCGCGGCCGCTGGTGTCACGGTATCGCATAGCTATGTGGTCTCGCTTGTGCAGGGCATGATGACGGTGACGATGGATGGGGTTCAGGTTTTCTCAGGCAGCGTAACGGCTCCTCCTGTGGCCTACCTTTACTTCACCGCTTCTACCGGTGCTCTCGACGAGCAAACGGTCATCAGCAACCTCTCAGCCACGATTACTGCACCGTCCAACTGA
- a CDS encoding UDP-glucose--hexose-1-phosphate uridylyltransferase → MIPLAQQNPHRRFNPLKREWVLVSPHRTQRPWQGQTETKTTEVALTYDPTCYLCPGNVRAGGVRTDKYASTYVFENDFAALKPDAPQFSSDEGSKGLLLAEGESGVCRVICFSPRHDLTLAKMSVPEIRAVVDVWSEQYAELGARDDINYVQIFENRGAMMGASNPHPHGQLWASRSIPDEVISELAGQREYLEKNHAVLLCEYQKLEESRGERVVSQNESFLAVVPFWAVWPFEVMVLPRRHVATLQAFAEKERSDFAAILHAVTATYDQVFDTPFPYSMGLHPAPCDGEEHPEWQFHAHFYPPLLRSATIRKFMVGYELLGSPQRDITPESAAETLRQASLRASTQ, encoded by the coding sequence GTGATTCCTTTAGCGCAGCAGAATCCTCACCGGCGATTCAATCCCCTCAAGCGCGAGTGGGTTCTGGTCTCTCCCCATCGCACACAGCGCCCCTGGCAAGGGCAAACCGAGACAAAGACCACAGAGGTCGCACTGACCTACGATCCAACCTGCTATCTCTGTCCGGGAAACGTACGCGCAGGCGGAGTGCGAACCGACAAATACGCCAGCACCTACGTCTTCGAAAACGACTTCGCCGCATTGAAGCCGGACGCCCCGCAGTTCTCGAGCGATGAAGGCAGCAAAGGCCTGCTCCTTGCCGAGGGAGAGAGCGGAGTATGCCGCGTCATCTGTTTTTCCCCGCGCCACGACCTCACACTGGCGAAGATGTCCGTACCCGAGATTCGCGCCGTCGTCGATGTCTGGAGCGAACAGTATGCAGAGCTCGGCGCACGCGACGACATCAACTACGTTCAGATCTTTGAAAATCGTGGGGCCATGATGGGGGCCAGTAATCCCCATCCCCACGGACAGCTCTGGGCCAGCCGTTCGATTCCCGACGAGGTCATCTCAGAGCTCGCCGGCCAGCGCGAATACCTCGAAAAAAATCATGCTGTTCTCCTGTGCGAGTACCAAAAGCTGGAAGAGTCGCGGGGCGAACGCGTTGTGTCGCAGAACGAGAGCTTCCTCGCGGTCGTTCCCTTCTGGGCTGTGTGGCCCTTCGAAGTGATGGTCCTGCCGCGCCGCCACGTCGCCACTCTGCAGGCATTCGCAGAGAAAGAGCGATCAGACTTCGCAGCCATCCTGCACGCGGTCACCGCAACCTACGATCAGGTCTTCGACACTCCGTTCCCGTACTCCATGGGCCTGCATCCCGCTCCATGCGACGGGGAGGAGCATCCGGAGTGGCAGTTTCACGCCCACTTTTACCCGCCTCTGCTTCGATCGGCCACCATCCGAAAGTTTATGGTTGGCTACGAACTACTAGGCTCTCCGCAGCGGGACATCACACCCGAATCCGCCGCCGAGACCCTTCGTCAAGCGAGTCTGCGAGCTTCCACTCAGTGA
- the galK gene encoding galactokinase: MMTYNEQALRLHQLRFGLEGKLFAAPARVNLIGEHTDYTGGLVMPMAIDFRTAAVLSKREDQRAVFYSANYDEEASYEVASLERTPKGHWSDYPAGVVWSLQQQGIAVSGFNMTLAGDVPLGAGLSSSASVEVATALALLAHAGANLPLEKLANLCRRAENEYVGAKSGIMDQFVVAGAVAHRAMLLDCRSLTFELLPLPDQVRVVICNSMVKHAVATGEYGDRRDEVESGQAVLQHERPHVKLLRDATLKDLEACKSKMSAASFARCKHIITENQRVLDAREALLHEDMRQFGSIMVEAHKSMRDDFAASCKEVDTLVEIAMQQPGCFGARITGGGFGGCTVNVVRAEAAEQFVATLKDEYAAKTGISAQCFISAPSDGALAMAANGGVE; encoded by the coding sequence ATGATGACATACAACGAACAGGCGCTGCGCCTTCATCAGCTGCGATTCGGTCTCGAGGGTAAGCTCTTCGCAGCTCCGGCTCGGGTCAATCTGATCGGCGAGCACACCGACTACACCGGCGGCCTGGTCATGCCCATGGCGATAGACTTTCGAACCGCCGCCGTCCTCAGTAAGAGAGAAGACCAACGCGCCGTTTTCTACTCGGCAAACTACGACGAAGAAGCCTCGTACGAAGTTGCCTCCCTGGAGCGCACTCCGAAGGGGCATTGGTCTGACTATCCCGCAGGCGTTGTGTGGTCTCTCCAACAGCAGGGCATCGCAGTAAGTGGCTTCAATATGACTCTCGCAGGAGACGTCCCTCTGGGAGCCGGACTAAGCTCTTCTGCCTCCGTCGAAGTGGCGACGGCGTTGGCACTCCTGGCCCATGCAGGAGCGAACTTGCCCCTCGAAAAACTCGCAAACCTCTGCCGTCGCGCCGAAAACGAGTACGTCGGCGCAAAGAGCGGCATCATGGATCAGTTCGTCGTCGCGGGTGCCGTAGCGCATCGCGCGATGCTGCTCGACTGCCGCTCCCTCACCTTCGAGCTTCTCCCCTTGCCGGACCAGGTGCGTGTGGTCATCTGCAACTCGATGGTGAAACACGCTGTGGCAACCGGCGAATATGGAGACCGGCGCGACGAGGTCGAGTCTGGCCAGGCCGTCCTGCAACACGAGCGGCCACACGTAAAACTGCTTCGTGACGCAACACTGAAAGATCTCGAAGCCTGCAAAAGCAAGATGTCCGCCGCCAGCTTCGCGCGATGCAAACACATCATCACAGAAAATCAACGCGTTTTAGATGCTCGGGAGGCGCTGTTGCACGAAGATATGAGGCAGTTTGGAAGCATCATGGTTGAGGCTCACAAAAGTATGCGCGATGACTTTGCCGCAAGCTGTAAAGAGGTCGATACGCTGGTTGAGATCGCCATGCAGCAGCCAGGGTGCTTCGGCGCTCGCATCACCGGGGGCGGATTCGGAGGATGTACCGTGAATGTCGTTCGCGCAGAGGCGGCGGAACAATTCGTCGCAACATTGAAAGACGAGTATGCAGCAAAGACCGGAATCTCCGCGCAGTGCTTCATCAGTGCTCCCTCCGACGGAGCGCTCGCCATGGCGGCAAACGGCGGTGTCGAGTGA